One window of Channa argus isolate prfri chromosome 4, Channa argus male v1.0, whole genome shotgun sequence genomic DNA carries:
- the LOC137125544 gene encoding uncharacterized protein has translation MDLLWMILLVFLLCAEAQNVTEVKVELGQNVTLNCSWNNSNTHWYTEINSQVRGFIGRSFSNDPSGSQYYVSTFKPKYSAFGNSLLITNVTAEDCRLYFCGRKINGSVQFVDTFSLVSDVAPSPPNNDQQHDVMCQNKVVICSSYVLNVFLLLGLLCSLIWLKKKKNCSRQVTHPSPNNTGTLDSQQYAEIQFPPVRAPPPADSSECIYSKVQVSQSTHRGR, from the exons ATGGATCTGCTTTGGATGATCCTGCTGGTGTTTCTGCTCTGTGCAGAGGCCCAGAATGTGACAGAGGTTAAAGTGGAGCTGGGTCAGAACGTCACTTTAAACTGTTCATGGAACAATTCAAACACCCACTGGTACACAGAGATCAACAGTCAGGTTCGTGGATTCATCGGTCGCTCTTTCAGTAATGATCCTTCTGGTTCCCAGTACTACGTTTCTACTTTTAAACCCAAATATTCAGCCTTTGGAAACAGCCTCCTGATCACCAACGTCACAGCAGAGGACTGCAGACTGTACTTCTGTGGAAGGAAGATAAATGGCAGCGTTCAGTTTGTGGACACATTCAGTCTGGTCTCag ATGTTGCTCCCAGTCCACCAAACAACGATCAGCAGCACGACGTGATGTGTCAGAATAAGGTTGTGATATGCAGCTCATACGTCCTGAATGTCTTCCTCTTACTGG GTTTGCTTTGTTCACTGATTtggttgaagaagaagaagaactgtaGCCGTCAGGTGACTCATCCTTCACCTAATAACACAGGAACTCTGGATTCACAGCAG TATGCGGAGATCCAGTTCCCCCCCGTCAGAGCCCCCCCACCTGCTGATTCTTCAGAGTGTATTTACTCCAAAGTTCAGGTTTCTCAGTCAACTCATCGTGGACGCTGA